In Sulfitobacter sp. M39, the following proteins share a genomic window:
- a CDS encoding rhodanese-like domain-containing protein has protein sequence MKTAQDYLDDANAVVPKMDAKDVIAKHAEGKGVFIDVRDTGDIAKSGTIKGAHRVPRGMIEFRADPNKEEMYNPIFEKDAEIYLICGAGGQAALSGKTLHDMGYTNVTNIGGFPGWKEAGGPTES, from the coding sequence ATGAAGACCGCTCAAGACTATCTCGACGATGCGAATGCCGTTGTCCCCAAGATGGACGCCAAGGACGTGATTGCGAAACATGCCGAAGGCAAGGGCGTCTTTATCGACGTGCGCGATACCGGCGACATCGCCAAAAGCGGGACCATCAAGGGCGCGCATCGTGTGCCGCGCGGTATGATCGAATTCCGCGCCGACCCGAACAAGGAAGAGATGTATAACCCGATTTTCGAAAAAGACGCGGAGATTTACCTGATCTGCGGCGCAGGCGGTCAGGCCGCGCTGTCGGGTAAAACGCTGCACGACATGGGTTATACCAACGTCACCAACATCGGCGGTTTCCCCGGCTGG